From Bacillus pumilus, one genomic window encodes:
- a CDS encoding DeoR/GlpR family DNA-binding transcription regulator, which produces MLTPERHQLIIDCLEENDVIKIQDLTIMTDASESTIRRDLSALEEKGFLKRVHGGAAKISSIRLEPDVFEKSAKNLQEKSLVAEAAASLLKQGDCIYLDAGTTTQQMIEYIDPDQDIVVVTNGVMHIEALMRKGISFYLIGGSVKHRTGAMVGAAALTAMENYRFDKSFVGTNGIHPEAGFTTPDPEEALMKKRAMKQAKKTYILSDASKFGEISFSAFASLQEATIITNDAKEDSFDNYHEKTVIKVVKT; this is translated from the coding sequence ATGTTGACACCGGAAAGACATCAACTCATTATCGACTGTTTAGAAGAAAATGATGTCATCAAAATACAGGACTTAACGATTATGACGGATGCTTCTGAATCTACAATTAGAAGAGATTTATCAGCCCTTGAAGAAAAAGGATTTCTTAAAAGAGTCCATGGGGGAGCAGCCAAGATATCAAGTATCCGTCTTGAACCAGATGTATTTGAGAAATCTGCCAAAAACCTTCAAGAAAAGTCATTGGTTGCAGAGGCAGCTGCTTCACTTTTAAAACAAGGCGATTGTATTTATTTAGATGCTGGTACGACCACACAGCAAATGATTGAATATATCGATCCCGATCAAGATATTGTTGTGGTGACAAACGGTGTTATGCACATTGAAGCACTCATGAGAAAAGGCATTTCTTTTTACCTGATAGGCGGATCAGTGAAACATCGAACAGGAGCCATGGTGGGAGCCGCAGCTTTGACAGCGATGGAAAATTACCGTTTTGACAAAAGCTTTGTTGGGACGAACGGCATTCATCCCGAGGCGGGGTTTACAACACCTGATCCAGAGGAAGCGCTCATGAAAAAAAGAGCCATGAAGCAGGCGAAAAAAACCTATATCTTATCAGATGCCTCTAAGTTTGGCGAAATATCGTTTTCAGCCTTTGCTAGTTTACAGGAAGCCACCATTATCACAAACGACGCAAAAGAGGATTCATTCGATAATTACCATGAAAAAACGGTTATAAAGGTAGTGAAAACATGA
- the pfkB gene encoding 1-phosphofructokinase: MIYTVTLNPSVDYIVHVEDFAVGSLNRSTYDKKYPGGKGINVSRLLKRHGVESKALGFIGGFTGKYIQDFLQNEQLQTAFHEVSEDTRINVKLKTGEETEINGLGPSITEAQFESFLSQFSSLTEGDVVVLAGSIPSSLPHNTYERIAEVCEKQGVRVVLDISGEALKKAAGLKPFLMKPNHHELGEMFETSISSAEEAIPYGKKLLEQGAEHVIVSMAGDGALLFSKEGVYQSNVPKGTLVNSVGAGDSVVAGFLAGVSKGLSIEESFKLGVTSGSATAFSEELGTKELVDTLLPQVKVTRI, from the coding sequence ATGATTTATACAGTTACTTTAAACCCATCAGTTGATTACATCGTACACGTGGAGGATTTCGCAGTCGGCAGTTTGAATCGTTCAACCTATGACAAAAAATATCCAGGTGGAAAAGGGATCAATGTCTCAAGGCTTTTAAAACGTCACGGTGTTGAATCAAAAGCGCTTGGATTTATAGGCGGATTTACAGGAAAATATATTCAAGACTTTTTACAAAACGAACAATTACAAACAGCCTTTCACGAGGTGTCAGAAGATACACGAATTAATGTGAAACTAAAAACAGGTGAAGAAACCGAAATCAACGGACTCGGCCCATCTATTACTGAAGCGCAATTTGAGTCGTTTCTGTCTCAATTTTCTTCATTGACTGAAGGAGATGTCGTTGTCTTAGCTGGCAGCATTCCTTCTTCATTGCCTCATAACACGTATGAACGTATTGCTGAGGTGTGCGAAAAGCAAGGTGTCAGAGTTGTCCTTGATATTTCCGGGGAAGCACTAAAAAAAGCAGCAGGCTTGAAACCGTTCTTAATGAAGCCAAACCATCATGAGCTAGGTGAAATGTTTGAGACAAGCATCTCATCTGCGGAAGAAGCCATTCCTTATGGGAAGAAGCTGTTAGAACAAGGTGCTGAACATGTCATCGTATCAATGGCTGGAGATGGAGCTCTCTTATTCAGTAAGGAAGGGGTTTATCAGTCCAATGTTCCAAAGGGTACGCTTGTTAATTCAGTTGGTGCAGGGGATTCAGTCGTTGCAGGATTTTTAGCCGGCGTTTCGAAAGGCCTTTCGATTGAAGAATCATTTAAGCTTGGCGTCACATCAGGCAGCGCTACAGCATTTTCTGAGGAGCTTGGAACTAAAGAGCTTGTCGACACACTATTACCACAAGTAAAAGTCACACGCATTTAA